Proteins co-encoded in one Oncorhynchus kisutch isolate 150728-3 linkage group LG1, Okis_V2, whole genome shotgun sequence genomic window:
- the LOC109889423 gene encoding immunoglobulin kappa light chain isoform X1 — protein MFLSTASITALLLTLSGMEALVLTQEKSLSVNLGDNLKISCAVSDSSRTWTISWYRQKAGGGPSFLLADTNRAAGLPNRFTYSEPGSGYTEYLHINEITAEDEAVYICACVGGCGASVGHGTKFGQGTEVTIARPPSPPSLVLMAPAQAPLSGDKTTLVCLAQGFHPDGASLSWSDDGGSLTGAEVQKGESQRQADGTYTLSSLLSLPSTRWSSGQTFTCHLSHSALTNPLSRSVNNGQCSMFG, from the exons ATGTTCCTTTCTACTGCTTCTATTACAGCCCTGCTACTCACTCTGTCTG GTATGGAAGCTCTCGTACTGACCCAGGAAAAGTCCCTCTCTGTGAACCTGGGAGATAATTTGAAAATATCCTGCGCTGTTAGTGATAGCTCTCGGACCTGGACAATTTCATGGTACCGACAGAAGGCTGGAGGTGGCCCAAGTTTTTTGCTTGCTGACACCAATAGAGCAGCTGGGCTTCCTAACAGGTTCAcatattctgaaccaggatctggCTACACTGAGTATCTACACATCAATGAAATCACGGCTGAGGATGAGGCAGTGTATATCTGTGCTTGTGTTGGTGGCTGTGGCGCCAGTGT AGGACATGGTACCAAGTTTGGACAAGGAACTGAAGTCACCATTG CCCGTCCTCCATCACCCCCTTCTCTGGTCCTGATGGCCCCAGCCCAGGCCCCTCTCTCTGGGGACAAAACCACCCTGGTGTGCCTGGCGCAGGGCTTCCACCCTGACGGTGCCTCCCTGTCCTGGTCTGATGACGGTGGCTCTCTGACGGGTGCTGAAGTCCAGAAGGGCGAGTCTCAGCGCCAGGCTGACGGCACGTACACCCTGAGCAGCCTCCTTAGTCTGCCCTCAACACGCTGGAGCTCCGGACAGACCTTCACTTGTCACCTGAGCCACTCAGCACTGACCAACCCACTGAGCAGGAGTGTGAACAACGGGCAATGTTCAATGTTCGGTTAG
- the LOC109889423 gene encoding immunoglobulin kappa light chain isoform X2 gives MFLSTASITALLLTLSGMEALVLTQEKSLSVNLGDNLKISCAVSDSSRTWTISWYRQKAGGGPSFLLADTNRAAGLPNRFTYSEPGSGYTEYLHINEITAEDEAVYICACVGGCGASVHGTKFGQGTEVTIARPPSPPSLVLMAPAQAPLSGDKTTLVCLAQGFHPDGASLSWSDDGGSLTGAEVQKGESQRQADGTYTLSSLLSLPSTRWSSGQTFTCHLSHSALTNPLSRSVNNGQCSMFG, from the exons ATGTTCCTTTCTACTGCTTCTATTACAGCCCTGCTACTCACTCTGTCTG GTATGGAAGCTCTCGTACTGACCCAGGAAAAGTCCCTCTCTGTGAACCTGGGAGATAATTTGAAAATATCCTGCGCTGTTAGTGATAGCTCTCGGACCTGGACAATTTCATGGTACCGACAGAAGGCTGGAGGTGGCCCAAGTTTTTTGCTTGCTGACACCAATAGAGCAGCTGGGCTTCCTAACAGGTTCAcatattctgaaccaggatctggCTACACTGAGTATCTACACATCAATGAAATCACGGCTGAGGATGAGGCAGTGTATATCTGTGCTTGTGTTGGTGGCTGTGGCGCCAGTGT ACATGGTACCAAGTTTGGACAAGGAACTGAAGTCACCATTG CCCGTCCTCCATCACCCCCTTCTCTGGTCCTGATGGCCCCAGCCCAGGCCCCTCTCTCTGGGGACAAAACCACCCTGGTGTGCCTGGCGCAGGGCTTCCACCCTGACGGTGCCTCCCTGTCCTGGTCTGATGACGGTGGCTCTCTGACGGGTGCTGAAGTCCAGAAGGGCGAGTCTCAGCGCCAGGCTGACGGCACGTACACCCTGAGCAGCCTCCTTAGTCTGCCCTCAACACGCTGGAGCTCCGGACAGACCTTCACTTGTCACCTGAGCCACTCAGCACTGACCAACCCACTGAGCAGGAGTGTGAACAACGGGCAATGTTCAATGTTCGGTTAG